The sequence CAGTCAAGGGGGCTCGCCTTTCACTACATCATATACAGGGACGAAACAATCATCGTCGAGGGAAGAACCAAACATCTCTGCGTCAATGCAAACAAAAAGCCCGTGGTTATCCCCCCACTTCTTCTGAATGTTCTGAGAAATGTCAAGGTCAAGTAACATCCTCATCATTCGGTTAAGTTCCCTTGGAGATGTGCTGATGAGCATCCCTGCGGTCAAGGCCATTCGTGACCGGTTTCCTGATGATCATATCTCCTGGCTCGTGGAGGGGTCTGTCGGCGAATTTCTCGGTGGCCAGGATTTTGTCGATGAGGTCATCTTCTTTCCCAGGGGAGAGGCATCGCAAGGACTCAAGACGGGTAATATTGTCAGGACCGGTAAAGCCGTGCTCCCGTTCTTGCGACGTTTAAGAGAACGCGAGTACGACCTCATCATCGATTTTCACGGCATAGCCAAGAGTGCAATCTTTTCGATGATTGCCCGCGGGAGAAAGAAGATTGGCTTCGGGAACATGTACGCCAAAGAAAAAAGTCACTTCTTCTACCACCATCGGGTAAACGGCCAGGACAAAAGGATGCACAAGGTCGAGAGGAACATGCTCCTCGCACACCATCTCGGCTGCGCGAGCGGTGTCCCGGAAGTGGCTCTCAGCGCATCCGATGAAGCCACGGCATTCATCGACTCTTTTCTTAAGAAGACCAACGCACCTTCTGTTCTATTTGCCGTTAATCCTTTTTCCAGTGCAGGTACCGACTTCAAGCGATGGCCAATGGAACGGTATGGACAACTCATCACGCGTCTCAACCGGGCGCTGGGAGGCAAAACGGTGATCCTCTGGGGCCCCGGCGAAGAAGAGGAAGCAAGGCGTCTTAAGGCGCTCGCCGGAGACGCCGCGGTACTTGCCTGCCCCACAAATATCCCCCAGCTTTTCGCCCTGCTCAAGAAGGCCAACGCGTACATCGGCGGCGATACTGGGGTTATGCACCTCGCGGTCGCGGCAGGGACGCCGGTTGCTGCCATATTTGGCCCGACCGACGTGAAGGTCAACGCGCCATATGGGGCACGCCATCTGGTCATCACAAACAATGTCCCGTGC comes from Syntrophorhabdaceae bacterium and encodes:
- a CDS encoding glycosyltransferase family 9 protein; translation: MSIPAVKAIRDRFPDDHISWLVEGSVGEFLGGQDFVDEVIFFPRGEASQGLKTGNIVRTGKAVLPFLRRLREREYDLIIDFHGIAKSAIFSMIARGRKKIGFGNMYAKEKSHFFYHHRVNGQDKRMHKVERNMLLAHHLGCASGVPEVALSASDEATAFIDSFLKKTNAPSVLFAVNPFSSAGTDFKRWPMERYGQLITRLNRALGGKTVILWGPGEEEEARRLKALAGDAAVLACPTNIPQLFALLKKANAYIGGDTGVMHLAVAAGTPVAAIFGPTDVKVNAPYGARHLVITNNVPCSPCKNRDCKERECLTQISVDQVFESVMNLYNKSRAH